A region of Lycium barbarum isolate Lr01 chromosome 3, ASM1917538v2, whole genome shotgun sequence DNA encodes the following proteins:
- the LOC132631564 gene encoding LRR receptor-like serine/threonine-protein kinase GHR1 gives MKLIKFLMFFVLYIGSAMGQLPSPDILALLEFKKGIKHDPTGFVLESWNEESIDFNGCPSSWNGIMCNGGNVAAVVLDNLGLFANVDLSVFANLTMLVKLSMANNSIAGEMPSNIGKFKSLEYLDLSGNRFTSSLPPEVGKLGSLKNLSIAGNNFSGPIPDTISGLMSVQSLDLSHNLFSGPIPSSLMKLTGLVYLNLSVNGFTKKIPKGFELMENLEVLDLHGNMLDGNLDPELLLLTTATHVDLSGNLLVNSASQQQKFLPGISETVKYLNLSHNQLRGSLVSGNEAQIFGNLKVLDLSYNQLSGELPSFNFVYDLQVLKLGNNLFSGFIPNDLLKGDALVITELDLSGNNLTGSISMITSTTLRTLNLSSNALSGELPFLTGSSAVLDLSKNQFEGNLTRMLKWGNIEFLDLSQNRLTGNIPEVTAQFLRLYHLNLSHNTLTGSLPKVITQFPKTTVLDLSFNQFDRPLLTSLLTLPTIEELHLQNNALVGSIDFSPTASTSKLRVLDLSHNQFAGDFPDGFGSLTALQVLDISGNNFSGSLPTSMGNVSSLISLDISENHFTSQLPKNLPNSLQSFNASLNDLSGVVPENLRKFPLSSFYPGNSQLQFPNPPSGSGQASSGSHKSRQLKTIIKVVIIVACMVVLVIIILLAIFVFYLRASRKSQAHVSDKDMRRQTQSNPSGFSSREGAGGAAQDLTASRKASSSEIISPDEKMTAVTGFSPSKASHFTWSPGSGDSYTAESLARLDVRSPDSLAGELYFLDDTISFTAEELSRAPAEVLGRSSHGTSYRATLDNGLLLTVKWLREGVAKQRKEFTKEAKKFANIRHPNVVGLRGYYWGPTQHEKLILSDYISPGSLASFLYDRPGRKGLPLTWPQRIKISVDIARGLNYLHFDREVPHGNLKATNILLDGPDLNARVADYCLHRLMTQAGTIEQILDAGVLGYRAPELAASKKPLPSFKSDVYAFGVILLELLTGKCAGDVVSGEDGGVDLTDWVRLKVAEGGGSNCFDNALSPQMGNPAMEKQMKEVLAIALRCIRSVSERPGIKTVYEDLSSI, from the exons ATGAAGTTAATTAAGTTCTTGATGTTTTTTGTTCTTTATATTGGCTCTGCCATGGGGCAGCTTCCTTCACCGGACATATTGGCGTTGCTCGAGTTTAAGAAAGGTATCAAGCATGATCCAACAGGGTTTGTACTTGAATCTTGGAATGAGGAATCCATTGATTTTAATGGATGTCCTTCATCTTGGAATGGTATAATGTGTAATGGTGGTAATGTTGCAGCAGTTGTCCTTGACAACTTGGGATTATTTGCTAATGTAGATTTGAGTGTATTTGCTAACCTAACAATGCTTGTTAAGCTCTCAATGGCAAACAATTCAATTGCTGGGGAAATGCCTAGTAACATAGGTAAGTTCAAGAGCCTTGAGTATCTGGATCTCTCAGGTAATCGCTTCACCTCCTCTTTACCGCCAGAGGTTGGAAAGCTAGGGAGCTTAAAGAATCTATCGATAGCTGGTAATAACTTCTCCGGCCCAATACCGGACACAATTTCAGGGCTCATGTCGGTCCAATCTTTGGACTTGAGTCACAATTTGTTTTCTGGGCCAATACCTTCATCTTTGATGAAGTTGACTGGTTTGGTATACCTTAATCTATCTGTTAATGGATTCACAAAGAAAATTCCGAAAGGATTTGAGTTGATGGAAAATCTTGAAGTGCTTGACTTGCACGGGAATATGCTTGATGGCAATTTGGATCCAGAATTGTTGCTGCTTACCACTGCAACTCATGTTGACTTGAGTGGAAATTTGCTAGTTAATTCTGCTTCGCAGCAGCAGAAGTTTCTGCCTGGGATATCTGAGACGGTCAAGTATTTGAATCTTAGCCATAATCAGCTAAGGGGTTCACTTGTAAGTGGCAATGAAGCTCAGATATTTGGGAACTTGAAGGTCCTGGATTTGAGCTACAATCAGCTGTCAGGGGAATTACCTAGTTTCAATTTTGTTTATGACCTTCAGGTCCTTAAACTTGGCAACAACTTATTTTCTGGATTTATTCCCAATGATCTTTTGAAAGGAGATGCATTGGTTATCACTGAGTTGGATTTAAGTGGAAACAACCTCACAG GTTCAATAAGCATGATAACATCGACAACATTGCGCACCCTTAACTTATCCTCCAATGCTCTTTCCGGTGAACTTCCCTTCTTGACAGGAAGTTCTGCGGTGCTTGATCTCTCAAAAAATCAGTTTGAAGGTAATCTAACTAGAATGCTGAAATGGGGAAATATTGAATTTCTTGACCTCAGCCAAAACCGTTTGACTGGAAACATCCCTGAGGTTACAGCTCAGTTTCTGCGTTTATATCACCTCAACCTTTCACACAATACCCTTACAGGATCTCTCCCAAAAGTTATCACACAGTTTCCTAAGACCACTGTCCTTGATCTCAGTTTCAACCAGTTTGATAGGCCTCTCCTTACTTCTCTACTAACTCTGCCCACTATTGAAGAACTTCACCTACAAAACAATGCACTTGTTGGAAGCATTGATTTCTCTCCTACGGCTAGTACTTCTAAGCTTCGTGTTCTAGATCTTTCTCATAATCAGTTCGCTGGTGATTTCCCGGATGGATTTGGGTCATTGACTGCACTTCAAGTACTAGATATATCAGGAAATAATTTCTCTGGATCTCTGCCAACTTCCATGGGTAATGTTAGCTCTCTTATTTCTTTAGACATTTCAGAGAATCATTTCACCAGTCAACTGCCAAAAAACCTGCCTAACAGCCTCCAAAGCTTTAATGCATCACTCAATGACTTATCTGGTGTCGTGCctgagaatttgagaaaatttCCCTTATCATCTTTCTACCCAGGAAACtctcaacttcaatttccaaatcCTCCCTCAGGATCTGGTCAAGCTTCATCAGGAAGTCATAAGAGCAGGCAACTTAAAACTATTATCAAAGTGGTGATCATTGTTGCTTGTATGGTTGTTCTTGTTATTATAATCTTGCTAGCCATTTTTGTATTCTACTTACGGGCATCAAGGAAATCTCAGGCACATGTTAGCGACAAAGACATGCGCCGTCAAACCCAGTCAAATCCTTCTGGTTTTAGCAGTAGAGAAGGTGCTGGTGGTGCAGCACAAGATCTTACGGCTTCACGGAAAGCATCATCATCAGAAATAATCAGTCCTGACGAGAAAATGACAGCTGTAACTGGTTTCTCCCCTTCAAAAGCTAGTCATTTCACATGGTCACCAGGGTCAGGTGATTCATATACTGCCGAAAGCCTTGCAAGATTGGATGTGAGGTCTCCAGATAGTCTGGCTGGAGAGCTCTACTTCCTTGATGATACAATCTCTTTTACAGCTGAGGAACTATCTAGGGCCCCAGCTGAAGTCTTAGGCAGAAGCAGCCATGGGACATCTTACAGGGCAACACTAGATAATGGGTTGCTCTTGACTGTAAAATGGCTAAGAGAAGGAGTGGCGAAACAGAGAAAGGAGTTCACAAAGGAGGCTAAAAAGTTTGCCAATATTAGACATCCAAATGTGGTGGGATTAAGAGGTTATTACTGGGGTCCCACACAACATGAGAAGCTTATTCTTTCAGATTACATATCTCCTGGAAGTCTAGCAAGTTTTCTTTATG ATCGACCTGGAAGAAAGGGTCTTCCCCTAACGTGGCCCCAAAGAATCAAAATATCAGTTGATATTGCGCGTGGCCTGAATTATCTCCATTTTGACCGTGAGGTTCCTCATGGAAACCTCAAAGCAACCAACATCTTGTTGGATGGTCCTGATCTTAATGCAAGAGTTGCTGATTACTGCCTTCACCGCCTTATGACTCAAGCGGGGACAATAGAACAGATTCTTGATGCTGGCGTGTTGGGTTATCGTGCACCAGAGTTGGCTGCGTCCAAGAAACCACTGCCTTCCTTCAAATCAGATGTATATGCTTTTGGAGTCATTTTGTTGGAGCTCCTAACTGGGAAATGTGCAGGTGATGTTGTTTCGGGTGAAGATGGTGGAGTGGACTTGACCGATTGGGTAAGGTTGAAGGTGGCAGAAGGTGGAGGATCCAATTGTTTTGATAATGCATTGTCACCCCAGATGGGAAATCCAGCAATGGAGAAGCAAATGAAGGAGGTTCTTGCAATAGCTCTACGCTGCATACGTTCTGTATCCGAGAGGCCTGGTATCAAGACTGTATATGAGGACCTTTCATCTATATAG